The Anaeromusa acidaminophila DSM 3853 genome contains a region encoding:
- the hisIE gene encoding bifunctional phosphoribosyl-AMP cyclohydrolase/phosphoribosyl-ATP diphosphatase HisIE — MEWEQLKFDAQGLLPAVIQDEATNAVLMVAYMNKEALEKTLASGVTWFFSRSRGRLWQKGETSGHVQKVKDIFYDCDGDTLLVKVEQSGVACHEGTFSCFSRRLENKTAVLAPEVDASEVYGASLPAVLGEVYDVIHQRKLTPVEGSYTTYLFEKGQDKILKKVGEEAAETIIASKNHDAGEILYEMADLWYHCLVLLAFHELTPQQLLLELKGRRKKGKGGKA; from the coding sequence ATGGAATGGGAACAACTAAAATTTGACGCTCAGGGATTATTGCCCGCGGTCATTCAGGATGAAGCAACAAACGCGGTGCTGATGGTCGCTTATATGAATAAAGAAGCGCTGGAGAAGACTCTGGCCAGCGGTGTGACCTGGTTTTTCAGCCGCAGCCGCGGGCGGTTGTGGCAAAAAGGAGAAACCTCCGGTCATGTGCAAAAGGTAAAGGATATTTTCTATGACTGCGACGGCGATACCCTGCTGGTTAAAGTGGAGCAAAGCGGCGTTGCCTGCCACGAAGGAACCTTTTCTTGCTTCAGCCGGCGCTTAGAGAATAAAACGGCTGTGCTGGCGCCGGAAGTGGACGCCTCTGAAGTGTATGGCGCATCGCTGCCAGCGGTACTGGGCGAAGTGTATGATGTCATTCATCAACGCAAATTGACGCCTGTAGAAGGATCTTATACAACCTATCTTTTTGAAAAAGGACAGGATAAGATTCTTAAAAAGGTCGGCGAAGAGGCGGCGGAAACCATTATTGCCTCGAAAAATCACGACGCTGGGGAAATTCTCTACGAAATGGCTGACTTGTGGTATCACTGCCTAGTGCTTTTGGCCTTCCATGAGCTGACGCCGCAGCAGCTGCTGCTGGAGTTAAAAGGGCGTCGTAAAAAAGGCAAAGGAGGCAAAGCCTAA
- a CDS encoding SagB/ThcOx family dehydrogenase: MRKPAGQEFLKKTRLDGGVPTPQQMGLAQPRLETEVDRELPIFNLPQPDTFPAMPVDFLAFVELRTSVREYASKALTQEELSFLLWCTQGVKQVVPRAATFRTVPSAGARHALETYLLINRVEGLEPGLYRFLALDHQLQQLSTEAAWPAVLSHACKGQEIVKNSAVSFFWVAESPRMTWRYGERGYRYLFLDAGHVCQNLYLSSEAVGCGCCAIGAFDDEALHDLLDLGEEERFVVYGAAVGKKYKVE; the protein is encoded by the coding sequence ATGCGAAAGCCTGCGGGGCAGGAATTCTTAAAGAAAACTCGTTTGGACGGCGGCGTGCCGACACCCCAGCAGATGGGGCTGGCGCAGCCGCGGCTGGAAACGGAAGTTGACCGGGAACTGCCTATTTTTAACTTGCCGCAGCCGGATACCTTTCCAGCTATGCCGGTGGATTTTTTAGCCTTTGTTGAATTGCGTACAAGCGTCCGCGAATACGCCAGTAAGGCATTGACCCAGGAGGAATTGTCCTTCCTACTTTGGTGCACCCAAGGGGTCAAGCAGGTAGTGCCGCGGGCGGCTACCTTTCGGACTGTTCCTTCCGCCGGGGCGCGGCATGCCTTGGAGACGTACTTGCTCATTAACCGCGTCGAAGGATTGGAACCGGGGTTATATCGCTTTTTGGCGCTGGATCATCAACTACAGCAGTTGAGCACAGAGGCGGCTTGGCCGGCAGTGCTCAGTCATGCTTGCAAAGGACAGGAAATTGTAAAAAACAGTGCGGTCAGCTTTTTTTGGGTGGCCGAATCGCCGCGCATGACTTGGCGTTACGGCGAACGAGGCTATCGCTATTTATTTTTAGACGCAGGCCATGTTTGTCAGAATTTGTATCTTAGCAGCGAAGCAGTTGGCTGTGGCTGCTGCGCCATCGGCGCTTTTGATGATGAAGCGCTGCATGATCTTTTGGATTTAGGCGAAGAAGAGCGTTTCGTCGTTTACGGGGCGGCTGTAGGGAAAAAATATAAAGTGGAATAG
- a CDS encoding family 1 encapsulin nanocompartment shell protein yields the protein MDYLDRKSAPLTDGEWARVDQAVVETARTMLVARRVIDVLGPMGSGVYSIPYSVFSGKSPTGIDMVGETEEFVVEASHRATVNLPMLYKDFKIMWRDVEADRHLGLPLDVSTAAVAANYVAVQEDSLIFNGNAELGHAGLFNVAGRLTQKMSDWSETGAALADVVKAVGALSEAGHYGPYAMVVSPMLFGKLVRVFGNTGMLELDQVKAILTGGVHYSNVISGNKAVVLATGTQNLNLAIGQDMATAYMGATNMNHVFRVLETAALLVRRPDAICTLEG from the coding sequence ATGGATTATTTAGATCGTAAATCAGCGCCTTTGACAGACGGCGAATGGGCTCGCGTAGATCAAGCGGTAGTTGAAACCGCGCGTACTATGTTGGTAGCGCGTCGTGTAATCGATGTTTTGGGCCCCATGGGCTCGGGCGTGTACAGTATTCCCTATTCCGTATTCAGCGGAAAATCTCCCACCGGGATTGATATGGTAGGAGAAACGGAAGAATTTGTGGTGGAAGCCAGCCATCGAGCGACTGTGAATCTGCCAATGTTGTATAAGGATTTCAAAATTATGTGGCGCGATGTGGAAGCGGACCGGCATCTGGGATTGCCTCTGGATGTATCGACAGCAGCGGTGGCGGCCAACTATGTGGCGGTGCAGGAAGATTCTTTGATTTTTAACGGCAATGCGGAGCTAGGACATGCCGGGCTCTTTAATGTGGCCGGCCGTCTGACGCAGAAGATGAGCGACTGGAGCGAGACTGGCGCAGCGTTAGCGGATGTAGTGAAAGCCGTAGGCGCTCTTTCTGAAGCGGGTCATTACGGTCCGTACGCCATGGTGGTGAGCCCGATGCTATTCGGTAAGCTGGTGCGCGTTTTCGGCAATACGGGCATGCTGGAACTGGATCAGGTAAAAGCCATTTTGACCGGCGGCGTTCACTACTCGAATGTTATATCCGGCAATAAAGCCGTTGTTTTGGCCACAGGCACACAGAATTTGAATCTGGCCATCGGTCAGGATATGGCCACTGCCTATATGGGGGCCACCAATATGAACCATGTCTTCCGTGTGCTGGAAACGGCGGCGCTCTTAGTACGCCGTCCTGACGCGATCTGCACCTTGGAAGGCTAA